A genomic stretch from Leeia speluncae includes:
- the ppsA gene encoding phosphoenolpyruvate synthase, producing the protein MSQNVVWFEHLRMTDVEEVGGKNASLGEMISQLAGAGVRVPGGFATTAAAFRQFLSDSGLTDRINQALDKLNVDDVATLVKVGAEIRQWVIDAPLPAELENEIRKAYAKMEADSGATISVAVRSSATAEDLPDASFAGQQESYLNISGIENVLIAIKHVFASLYNDRAISYRVHKGFAHAEVALSAGIQRMVRSDTGAAGVMFTLDTESGFQNAVFLTASYGLGETVVQGAVNPDEFYVYKPNLEPNRPAILRRNIGSKLIKMEFADKAETGRSVRTVDVPLADRRKFSISDEDVIELSRFAMIIEKHYGRPMDIEWGKDGFDGKLYILQARPETVKSQEGRVETLRRYRLNNRSEVVASGRAIGQKVGKGVVRLIKDASEMERVKEGDVLVTDMTDPDWEPVMKRAAAIVTNRGGRTCHAAIIARELGIPAVVGCGDATDLLSEGQEVTVSCAEGDTGNIYQGLLDIEIIDLALDSMPPAPVKLMMNVGNPELAFDFSQLPNEGVGLARLEFIINRMIGVHPKALLAYPNLPWDLKAQVEERIAGYPSAVDFYVEKLVEGIASIGAAFAPKKVIVRMSDFKSNEYANLIGGTNYEPHEENPMIGFRGASRYVSTDFRDCFDLECRALKRVRDEMGLTNVEVMIPFVRTLDEARKVVELLKENGLERGKNGLRLIMMCEIPANAILAEQFLEYFDGFSIGSNDMTQLTLALDRDSGGPIASLFDERNEAVKAMLSMAIAACRKHNKYIGICGQGPSDHPDFAKWLVEQGIETVSLNPDTVVETWIYLAKELGTK; encoded by the coding sequence ATGTCGCAAAATGTAGTTTGGTTCGAGCATCTACGTATGACAGACGTAGAAGAGGTTGGCGGTAAGAATGCCTCTTTGGGTGAAATGATCAGTCAGTTGGCTGGTGCAGGTGTACGTGTACCAGGTGGTTTTGCGACCACAGCTGCTGCATTCCGTCAGTTTTTGAGCGATAGCGGTCTAACAGATCGTATCAATCAAGCTTTGGATAAGCTAAATGTAGATGACGTTGCAACACTTGTAAAAGTGGGTGCAGAAATCCGTCAATGGGTTATCGATGCTCCATTGCCTGCTGAGTTGGAAAATGAAATCCGCAAAGCATACGCAAAAATGGAAGCAGACTCTGGCGCGACGATTTCTGTTGCTGTCCGTTCATCAGCTACTGCCGAAGACTTGCCTGATGCCTCTTTCGCTGGTCAGCAAGAAAGTTACTTGAATATTTCAGGTATCGAGAATGTACTGATTGCCATCAAACACGTGTTTGCGTCGTTGTATAACGACCGCGCGATTTCTTATCGTGTACACAAAGGCTTTGCTCACGCAGAAGTTGCTTTGTCTGCCGGTATCCAGCGTATGGTTCGCTCAGACACAGGCGCAGCCGGTGTGATGTTTACACTAGACACCGAATCTGGCTTCCAGAATGCGGTATTCCTGACCGCTTCTTATGGTTTGGGTGAAACCGTTGTTCAGGGCGCAGTAAACCCTGATGAATTCTACGTGTACAAACCAAACCTAGAACCAAATCGCCCAGCGATTTTACGCCGTAACATCGGTTCTAAACTAATTAAAATGGAATTTGCTGACAAGGCAGAAACTGGTCGCTCAGTGCGCACGGTAGATGTACCGTTGGCAGATCGCCGCAAGTTCTCTATTTCTGACGAAGATGTAATCGAACTATCTCGTTTCGCGATGATTATCGAGAAGCACTACGGCCGCCCGATGGATATCGAGTGGGGTAAAGATGGTTTTGATGGCAAACTGTACATCCTGCAGGCTCGTCCAGAAACTGTAAAATCTCAAGAAGGTCGCGTAGAAACCCTACGTCGCTACCGTTTGAACAACCGTTCTGAAGTAGTTGCTTCGGGGCGTGCGATTGGTCAAAAAGTAGGTAAAGGGGTGGTTCGCCTAATTAAAGACGCTTCTGAAATGGAACGCGTAAAAGAAGGTGACGTACTAGTAACGGACATGACTGACCCAGATTGGGAGCCAGTGATGAAACGTGCTGCAGCAATTGTGACCAACCGTGGTGGACGTACATGTCACGCAGCGATTATCGCTCGTGAGTTAGGTATTCCTGCGGTAGTAGGTTGCGGTGACGCTACTGATCTACTAAGCGAAGGCCAAGAAGTAACGGTTTCTTGCGCTGAAGGTGATACAGGTAATATCTACCAAGGTTTGCTAGATATCGAGATCATCGATCTAGCATTAGATAGCATGCCACCTGCACCTGTAAAACTAATGATGAACGTTGGTAACCCAGAGCTAGCATTTGACTTCAGTCAATTGCCTAACGAAGGTGTTGGTCTAGCGCGTCTAGAATTCATTATTAACCGTATGATTGGTGTGCATCCAAAAGCGCTATTGGCTTACCCAAATCTTCCATGGGATTTGAAGGCACAAGTTGAAGAGCGTATTGCGGGTTACCCATCTGCAGTTGATTTCTACGTTGAAAAACTAGTCGAAGGTATCGCAAGTATTGGTGCCGCATTTGCACCGAAGAAAGTGATTGTTCGCATGTCTGACTTCAAGTCAAACGAATACGCGAACTTGATTGGTGGCACGAACTACGAACCGCATGAAGAAAACCCAATGATCGGTTTCCGTGGCGCGTCTCGTTATGTGTCTACTGATTTCCGTGACTGTTTCGATCTAGAATGCCGTGCACTAAAACGTGTTCGTGACGAAATGGGTCTAACCAACGTGGAAGTAATGATCCCGTTTGTTCGCACCTTGGACGAAGCACGTAAAGTAGTTGAGCTACTAAAAGAAAATGGTCTTGAGCGTGGCAAAAATGGTTTACGTCTCATTATGATGTGCGAAATCCCTGCTAACGCAATCTTGGCTGAACAATTCTTAGAATATTTCGATGGTTTCTCTATCGGTTCTAACGATATGACTCAGCTAACATTGGCGCTTGACCGTGACTCTGGTGGTCCAATTGCTAGCCTGTTTGACGAGCGTAACGAAGCGGTGAAAGCAATGCTTTCAATGGCGATCGCCGCTTGCCGCAAACATAACAAATACATTGGTATTTGTGGCCAAGGCCCTTCAGATCATCCAGACTTTGCAAAATGGCTGGTTGAACAAGGTATCGAAACCGTATCTCTGAACCCTGATACCGTGGTCGAAACTTGGATCTATCTAGCAAAAGAATTGGGTACCAAGTAA
- a CDS encoding lytic transglycosylase domain-containing protein, whose product MTFKYKASLAALLASIILPASADIYAFVDETGVAHYSNEQLDDRYTLFKRENAPTLSDSEPLSVQQKVTPKTNFVPNAPGVEKRRKQFAKIVQKVAKETKISPSLLDAIITAESGYQPNAVSPRGALGMMQLMPVTAARYGVTDPLNAEQNIRGGAKYMRDLLKMFNQNLELAVAAYNAGEGSVIRAGYAVPKFKETQNYVPKVIGNMNRTQFTSMKDKLGQRLKVTLLPIGMQLVDKVKQF is encoded by the coding sequence ATGACGTTCAAATATAAAGCTTCACTTGCCGCACTACTGGCCAGCATCATTTTGCCAGCAAGTGCCGACATCTATGCTTTTGTAGATGAAACTGGCGTAGCCCACTACAGCAACGAGCAATTAGACGATCGCTATACACTTTTTAAGCGTGAAAATGCACCAACGCTAAGTGATAGTGAGCCGCTTTCTGTTCAGCAAAAAGTGACTCCAAAAACCAATTTTGTGCCTAACGCACCAGGTGTTGAAAAACGCCGTAAACAATTTGCCAAGATTGTTCAAAAGGTAGCGAAAGAAACAAAAATTAGCCCATCCTTACTAGATGCAATTATTACTGCAGAATCGGGCTACCAACCTAATGCCGTTTCACCACGTGGCGCATTGGGAATGATGCAACTAATGCCTGTTACAGCAGCCAGATATGGTGTAACAGATCCATTAAATGCAGAACAAAACATTCGCGGAGGCGCAAAATACATGCGTGACCTCTTAAAAATGTTTAACCAGAACTTAGAACTTGCAGTCGCGGCCTATAATGCAGGCGAAGGCTCTGTGATCCGCGCAGGCTATGCAGTTCCTAAATTCAAAGAAACTCAAAATTATGTGCCGAAAGTCATTGGAAATATGAACCGCACACAATTTACCAGCATGAAAGACAAACTGGGCCAACGTTTAAAGGTAACTCTGTTACCGATTGGCATGCAGTTGGTCGACAAGGTGAAGCAATTTTAA
- the tsaD gene encoding tRNA (adenosine(37)-N6)-threonylcarbamoyltransferase complex transferase subunit TsaD: MLVLGIESSCDETGIALYDTEKGLLSHHLHSQIAMHAEYGGVVPELASRDHIRRVLPLTEACLKDANQTLADIDAIAYTEGPGLAGALLVGASIANALGFALGKPVIPVHHLEGHLLSPLLATPRPEFPFVALLVSGGHSQLMAVRGVGKYELLGETVDDAAGEAFDKTAKLLGLPYPGGPALSKLAEQGDPKRFTLPRPMLHSGDLDFSFSGLKTAVLTLVKQQAELTEQTKADIARAFQEAIVEVLVKKSVAALKQTGMKQIVVAGGVGANKQLRNQLDEAAAKRKLSVFYPPLAFCTDNGAMIAFAGAQRLQFANHDYRFMIKPRWDLSSLPAA; the protein is encoded by the coding sequence ATGCTGGTTTTAGGAATTGAAAGCTCATGCGATGAAACAGGTATCGCTCTTTATGATACAGAGAAGGGGCTATTGTCCCACCATTTGCATAGCCAAATAGCCATGCATGCCGAATATGGTGGCGTAGTACCTGAACTTGCCTCAAGAGACCATATCAGAAGAGTGTTACCGTTAACAGAAGCATGCTTAAAAGATGCTAACCAAACACTAGCGGATATTGATGCCATTGCCTACACAGAAGGTCCTGGTTTGGCAGGTGCTTTATTAGTAGGAGCTAGTATTGCGAATGCTTTGGGCTTTGCCCTGGGTAAGCCTGTGATTCCGGTGCATCATTTAGAAGGCCACCTACTGTCTCCTTTACTAGCCACCCCAAGGCCAGAATTTCCATTTGTTGCGTTGCTAGTTTCTGGTGGTCACTCGCAACTGATGGCAGTAAGAGGGGTTGGCAAATATGAGTTATTAGGTGAAACGGTAGATGATGCTGCTGGCGAAGCCTTTGATAAAACAGCAAAATTGTTAGGCCTTCCCTACCCTGGCGGCCCTGCGCTATCTAAGCTTGCAGAACAAGGCGACCCAAAACGTTTTACGCTACCGCGTCCAATGCTACATTCAGGCGACCTAGATTTTAGTTTCTCTGGTTTAAAAACTGCCGTGCTGACTTTAGTAAAGCAGCAAGCCGAACTAACAGAGCAAACCAAAGCAGATATTGCACGCGCGTTTCAAGAAGCAATTGTTGAAGTGTTGGTAAAGAAATCAGTCGCCGCATTAAAACAAACGGGGATGAAACAGATTGTTGTCGCTGGTGGTGTAGGCGCAAACAAGCAACTTAGAAACCAGCTAGATGAAGCCGCTGCCAAGCGTAAATTGAGTGTTTTTTATCCTCCACTCGCCTTCTGTACGGACAACGGAGCGATGATTGCTTTTGCCGGTGCGCAGCGTCTTCAGTTTGCCAATCACGACTATCGATTTATGATTAAGCCAAGATGGGATTTATCCTCTTTACCCGCTGCGTAA
- a CDS encoding NAD+ synthase: MLIALSQFNPIVGNIEYNQKKMLHDISEAKKAGARLIVFPELAVCGYPPEDLLLRPSFYQDCLNSLNELAKASEGIALVIGHPEEENNERFNAVTVFDQQTAIAHYRKLSLPNNEVFDEYRYFSPGGEACVFTIDGTAFGVNICEDIWHPEAADRAKLAGAEVLLVPNASPYHKDKEQERVEIAKERVKETGLALLYCNWVGGQDELVFDGGSFALNTEGELIAHSPLFEEHLLFIECAGNQIQSETKASWPSTDAALYQALVLGVRDYIQKNRFPGVLLGLSGGVDSGLTLAVAIDALGADKVHAVMMPSKYTADISVIDSREMIERVKCQYSELDIWPMYEQFVSTLSPEFEGRALDTTEENIQARVRGTLLMALSNKTGKLVLTTGNKSEMTTGYCTLYGDMAGGFAVLKDVSKMTVYRLCEYRNQTTIDGLANPIPERIITRPPSAELRPDQKDQDSLPPYEVLDAIMEAYVERNQSMADIIASGYQEADVVRVVKLLKINEYKRRQAPVGIRITPRGFGKDWRYPITNGYFA; the protein is encoded by the coding sequence ATGCTGATCGCACTTTCGCAGTTCAATCCGATTGTCGGTAACATTGAATATAACCAGAAGAAAATGCTGCACGATATTAGTGAGGCGAAGAAAGCTGGTGCTAGATTAATTGTTTTCCCTGAACTAGCTGTATGTGGCTACCCACCTGAAGATTTATTATTAAGACCTTCTTTTTACCAAGACTGCTTAAATAGTTTGAATGAACTGGCAAAAGCCAGTGAGGGCATCGCCTTAGTCATCGGACACCCGGAAGAAGAGAATAATGAGCGATTCAACGCAGTGACCGTCTTTGACCAACAAACAGCCATTGCCCATTACCGTAAACTAAGCTTACCAAACAACGAAGTATTTGATGAGTACCGTTATTTCTCCCCAGGCGGAGAAGCATGCGTATTTACTATCGATGGCACCGCTTTTGGCGTGAATATTTGTGAGGATATTTGGCACCCAGAAGCGGCAGATCGCGCAAAACTTGCCGGTGCTGAAGTATTACTAGTTCCGAATGCTAGCCCGTATCACAAAGACAAAGAACAAGAACGAGTAGAAATTGCTAAAGAACGTGTCAAAGAAACCGGCTTAGCCTTGCTGTACTGTAACTGGGTAGGCGGGCAGGATGAGCTGGTGTTTGATGGGGGCTCTTTTGCGTTGAATACGGAGGGCGAATTAATCGCTCACTCACCGTTGTTTGAAGAACATTTATTATTCATTGAATGCGCGGGTAATCAGATTCAGTCCGAGACAAAAGCCTCTTGGCCAAGTACCGATGCAGCGCTATACCAAGCCTTAGTTCTTGGCGTGCGCGACTATATTCAAAAAAACCGCTTCCCAGGCGTGCTCTTAGGCTTGTCTGGAGGGGTAGATTCTGGCTTGACACTCGCAGTGGCAATTGATGCGCTTGGCGCAGATAAAGTCCACGCAGTGATGATGCCAAGTAAGTACACAGCAGATATTAGCGTAATTGACTCTAGAGAAATGATTGAGCGCGTAAAGTGTCAATATTCAGAGCTTGATATTTGGCCGATGTATGAACAGTTTGTTAGTACATTATCTCCCGAGTTTGAAGGACGAGCACTAGACACGACAGAAGAAAATATTCAGGCTCGCGTTCGTGGCACCTTACTGATGGCGCTGTCTAATAAAACAGGGAAACTAGTACTGACGACGGGTAATAAGTCCGAAATGACGACAGGATATTGCACACTGTATGGCGATATGGCCGGTGGCTTTGCTGTGTTAAAAGACGTCAGCAAGATGACGGTCTACCGCCTGTGTGAATATAGAAACCAAACGACCATCGATGGATTAGCCAACCCGATTCCTGAACGAATTATTACTAGACCACCGTCTGCCGAGCTACGCCCTGATCAGAAAGATCAGGATAGTTTGCCACCATATGAAGTACTAGATGCCATCATGGAAGCCTATGTAGAACGCAACCAAAGCATGGCAGATATTATCGCCAGCGGTTATCAAGAAGCAGATGTGGTTCGCGTGGTGAAGTTACTTAAAATTAATGAATACAAGCGCCGCCAAGCGCCAGTCGGCATTCGTATTACGCCACGGGGTTTTGGTAAAGATTGGCGCTACCCAATTACCAATGGTTATTTCGCCTAA
- the purU gene encoding formyltetrahydrofolate deformylase produces MKNTATLLISSPDRKGLVAAIADFLYKHNANILHADQHQDATEGIFLMRVEWDLADFTLSLADFPAAFDKAMADFDMNWQLVDGRKRTRMAIFVSKFDHCLVDLLYRHKQGELQCDIPLIISNHEDTREIADFYGIPYHVVSVTAENKVEAEAEQFRLLAEYNINLIVLARYMQVLSSEFCKQYPQQIINIHHSFLPAFHGARPYHRAFERGVKLIGATGHYVTEILDDGPIIEQNVTRISHRDSIDDLLQKGRDLERVVLSSAVRWHIDHRVLVYKNKTVVFD; encoded by the coding sequence ATGAAAAATACCGCCACGCTTCTTATCAGCAGCCCTGACCGTAAAGGTTTAGTCGCCGCCATTGCTGACTTTCTGTACAAACACAACGCAAACATTCTTCATGCCGATCAACATCAAGATGCGACAGAAGGCATTTTCTTGATGCGTGTCGAGTGGGATTTAGCAGATTTCACATTAAGCTTGGCCGACTTTCCCGCCGCATTTGATAAGGCGATGGCTGACTTTGATATGAACTGGCAATTAGTGGACGGCAGAAAACGCACGAGAATGGCGATTTTTGTGTCGAAATTTGATCATTGCCTTGTTGACTTGCTTTATCGCCATAAACAAGGTGAACTGCAATGTGACATTCCATTGATCATTAGTAACCATGAAGACACCAGAGAGATTGCTGATTTCTACGGCATTCCTTATCATGTGGTTTCTGTTACCGCAGAAAATAAAGTAGAAGCAGAAGCCGAGCAATTCCGCTTATTGGCCGAATACAATATTAATCTGATTGTGTTGGCGCGATACATGCAGGTATTGTCGAGTGAATTCTGTAAACAGTATCCGCAACAAATTATCAATATTCACCATAGTTTCTTGCCAGCCTTTCATGGCGCAAGACCATACCACCGTGCATTTGAGCGCGGTGTTAAACTAATTGGTGCAACTGGTCATTATGTGACAGAGATTCTGGACGATGGACCGATCATCGAACAAAATGTGACCCGGATCTCACATAGAGATTCGATTGATGATTTGTTACAAAAAGGAAGAGACCTAGAACGTGTGGTGTTATCTAGCGCGGTGCGCTGGCATATTGATCATCGCGTTTTAGTATATAAAAATAAAACGGTGGTATTCGACTGA
- a CDS encoding aminotransferase-like domain-containing protein, whose amino-acid sequence MKTLTLSIAANRTRSSDVRELLKYAQLPGMISLAGGLPDPALFDVAGIDAATAEVFANEARSALQYGQTDGQVSLREAVTGLMKQRGANVAPENVLITSGSQQALDLVARSILNEGDFVAVERPSYLAALQIFHLLGAETVSIPVDGDGAVVDALLSLPADKPKPKLLYLVSNFANPSGATLTLARREKLVRWAVENEVFVLEDDPYGALRYRGSPEVPLVALAEKVPGALEWVGYLSSFSKIMAPGLRIGWAVLPAVLHDACVRIKQALDLHTSTFNQAIAARYLASGRLESHLDTVCKVYGERAEALASALTEAFGDKLRFNRPDGGMFLWGRFEDGTNARELLYIAREKGMIFVPGDVFYPDTPDTSAIRFSFVTVDNAGLLEGVKRLKAAYDEMKQS is encoded by the coding sequence ATGAAGACACTCACACTTTCCATCGCTGCAAACCGGACCCGTAGCTCAGACGTAAGAGAGTTGCTCAAATACGCGCAATTACCTGGCATGATTTCATTAGCCGGTGGTTTGCCAGATCCTGCACTGTTTGATGTAGCCGGTATTGATGCCGCTACTGCTGAAGTATTTGCAAACGAAGCCCGTTCTGCACTTCAGTACGGTCAAACTGATGGTCAAGTGAGCCTTCGTGAAGCCGTCACTGGTTTAATGAAGCAACGAGGTGCAAATGTTGCACCAGAAAACGTATTAATTACGAGTGGATCACAACAAGCATTAGACCTTGTTGCCCGTTCCATTTTAAATGAAGGTGACTTCGTTGCCGTTGAGCGTCCTAGTTACTTAGCTGCGCTACAGATTTTTCATCTACTAGGCGCCGAAACCGTTTCAATCCCTGTTGATGGTGATGGTGCAGTTGTGGATGCACTTTTAAGCCTTCCAGCAGACAAACCAAAGCCAAAGTTACTTTATTTAGTAAGTAACTTTGCGAACCCATCAGGCGCAACGTTAACGCTAGCGCGCAGAGAAAAACTAGTTCGCTGGGCCGTTGAAAACGAAGTGTTCGTGCTGGAAGATGATCCATACGGTGCATTGCGTTACCGTGGTAGCCCAGAAGTGCCATTAGTGGCATTGGCCGAAAAAGTACCCGGCGCACTAGAATGGGTAGGTTACCTATCTTCTTTCTCTAAAATTATGGCTCCTGGCTTACGAATTGGCTGGGCAGTTCTACCCGCCGTTTTACATGATGCTTGCGTTCGCATTAAACAAGCGCTTGATTTGCATACATCGACATTTAACCAAGCCATTGCCGCCCGCTATCTTGCTTCTGGTCGTCTAGAATCGCATCTAGACACCGTTTGTAAAGTATACGGCGAACGTGCAGAAGCATTAGCGTCAGCCTTAACAGAAGCTTTTGGTGACAAATTACGCTTTAACCGTCCAGATGGTGGCATGTTCCTATGGGGCCGTTTTGAAGACGGTACGAATGCACGTGAGCTGCTATACATTGCTCGCGAAAAAGGCATGATCTTCGTGCCTGGCGATGTATTCTACCCAGATACACCGGATACATCGGCAATTCGCTTTAGCTTTGTTACCGTGGATAATGCTGGCTTGTTAGAAGGCGTGAAGCGTCTAAAAGCGGCATACGATGAAATGAAGCAAAGTTAA
- a CDS encoding aminotransferase-like domain-containing protein: MILIDRTSDRTLADQIVDQLAQRIKAGKLPEGSRLPSVRQLASSNEVSQFTVVTAYERLVAKGLVESKAGKGNFVARQHAILKEPGIEVAAPSLMSAEGFAHQVLATEEPILPASSGFLPADWFEGVINPAAVKRLLKPGAEGTLAAPVQGSVFLREQLSIRLSQWGVNVPPSQFLVTHGATHAFEIIARCILPPNAKILIDDPGYFVVRRQLEQLGHRCIPVPRLVDGPDLDALQQLAIEHQPAAMFTQTLLHNPSGGNTSLSKSHKLLSLANQFDFYVIEDNVYGDLANHTSVLLAQLDEFQRVFHVGSFTKVLNPGMRVGYVVPPLRFLPDLQMQKMLTVLTGSALNEALVAECLVSGRFRKHLQQLKSRLDRARVRALGALQQTPLTVVSGQADGMFLWVKLPEGESSDAWAKQAQQAGILLASGTLFSMTNSGDGYIRLNTAYAGDYQLVKFFQQMMKAKKS, encoded by the coding sequence ATGATTTTAATTGATAGAACATCCGATCGAACTTTAGCGGATCAGATCGTTGATCAGTTGGCGCAAAGAATCAAAGCTGGAAAATTACCAGAAGGGAGTCGCTTGCCTTCTGTTCGGCAACTTGCCTCAAGTAATGAGGTGAGCCAGTTTACGGTGGTAACCGCCTACGAGCGCTTAGTGGCAAAGGGGTTAGTGGAATCTAAGGCGGGCAAGGGCAACTTTGTGGCGCGTCAGCATGCCATTTTAAAAGAGCCCGGCATTGAAGTCGCTGCGCCTTCTTTGATGAGCGCCGAAGGGTTTGCCCATCAGGTGCTTGCTACAGAAGAACCTATATTGCCTGCTAGTTCTGGTTTTTTACCGGCGGACTGGTTTGAAGGTGTGATTAATCCAGCCGCCGTGAAACGATTATTAAAGCCCGGGGCGGAAGGGACTTTAGCCGCCCCTGTGCAAGGGAGTGTTTTTTTAAGAGAGCAACTGTCTATTCGCCTCTCTCAGTGGGGTGTGAATGTGCCACCATCTCAATTTTTGGTGACGCATGGCGCTACACACGCTTTTGAAATTATTGCGCGCTGTATTCTTCCGCCTAACGCTAAGATCTTGATAGATGACCCTGGCTATTTTGTGGTGAGGCGCCAATTAGAACAACTTGGGCATCGTTGTATTCCTGTGCCGCGATTGGTCGATGGGCCAGATCTTGATGCCTTGCAACAATTAGCCATTGAACATCAACCCGCCGCCATGTTTACCCAGACGCTTTTACATAATCCAAGTGGCGGAAATACCTCTCTATCTAAAAGTCACAAATTACTTTCTTTGGCGAATCAGTTTGATTTTTATGTCATTGAAGATAATGTCTATGGTGATTTGGCCAATCATACTTCTGTGTTGCTTGCTCAGTTAGATGAGTTCCAACGAGTGTTTCATGTAGGGAGTTTTACTAAGGTGTTAAACCCTGGTATGCGAGTAGGTTATGTGGTGCCGCCATTAAGATTTTTGCCTGATCTGCAAATGCAAAAAATGTTAACTGTATTGACCGGTTCAGCGCTAAATGAAGCGTTGGTTGCTGAGTGCTTGGTAAGTGGTCGATTTAGAAAGCATTTACAGCAACTAAAAAGCCGTTTGGATAGGGCAAGAGTGCGTGCGCTCGGCGCGCTTCAGCAAACCCCGTTGACGGTTGTCTCTGGTCAAGCGGATGGCATGTTTCTTTGGGTGAAGTTGCCAGAAGGGGAAAGTAGTGATGCCTGGGCTAAGCAAGCACAACAAGCAGGCATATTGTTGGCAAGTGGTACCCTTTTTTCTATGACAAATAGTGGCGATGGTTATATTCGATTAAACACGGCTTATGCAGGGGATTACCAATTAGTAAAATTCTTTCAACAGATGATGAAGGCTAAAAAGTCATAA
- a CDS encoding DUF817 domain-containing protein, with amino-acid sequence MISTASRQLQKLDQYLTSLPDNPNLTGMRRFCFEFLFFGIKEARSCLFAGLFFATIFLMPRSGIFGIPRYDALLIVTLAIQVWMLYFKLETWDEVKAISVFHLIGFALEVFKTSSGIKAWGYPDFAYTKLFGVPLFSGFMYAAVGSYVIQAWRILDVKINHHPPYWMAWIIAILIYANFFTHHFIGDYRGYIAACAIGLYARAQVKFKPMDRERSMPLLLSFVLIGFFIWLAENISTLFGVWKYPNQLGAWSSVHIGKWSSWTLLVIMTLTIVTNLKHIKAKIYIPH; translated from the coding sequence ATGATCTCCACCGCTTCACGACAGCTTCAGAAATTAGATCAATATCTGACGAGCCTGCCAGACAACCCCAACTTGACCGGAATGCGTCGATTTTGCTTCGAATTTTTATTCTTTGGAATAAAAGAAGCTAGGTCATGCCTGTTTGCTGGGCTATTTTTTGCAACGATATTTTTAATGCCAAGGTCAGGTATTTTCGGCATCCCCAGATACGATGCATTATTAATTGTCACCCTAGCCATTCAAGTTTGGATGCTCTATTTCAAATTAGAAACATGGGATGAAGTGAAAGCGATTTCGGTATTTCACCTCATCGGTTTCGCTTTAGAAGTGTTTAAAACCTCAAGCGGCATTAAAGCGTGGGGATACCCTGATTTTGCCTATACGAAGCTGTTTGGCGTCCCGCTGTTTTCTGGCTTCATGTACGCAGCGGTGGGCAGTTATGTCATCCAAGCTTGGCGAATTTTAGATGTCAAAATTAACCATCACCCACCCTATTGGATGGCATGGATCATTGCGATACTCATTTACGCGAATTTTTTTACACACCACTTTATCGGTGACTATAGAGGCTATATAGCCGCTTGTGCTATTGGCCTTTATGCGCGCGCCCAAGTCAAGTTTAAGCCCATGGATAGAGAACGTAGCATGCCACTCTTGCTTTCGTTTGTTTTAATTGGCTTTTTTATTTGGTTAGCAGAAAACATTAGTACGCTCTTTGGGGTTTGGAAGTACCCCAATCAGTTAGGTGCGTGGTCATCTGTCCATATTGGGAAGTGGAGCTCATGGACACTATTAGTCATCATGACTCTCACCATCGTCACCAACTTAAAACACATTAAAGCGAAAATATATATTCCCCACTAA
- a CDS encoding GNAT family N-acetyltransferase — protein sequence MQNESMSWLISNKEDPNSIRMISQGVTEYGRQFSTDGNAEPLNISLFLDSILIAGAIARTEYQRLFVSYLWVDTDWRGTGLGKQILERLEEEAKLRGCKDALIETLLDPIANFYEKQGYRPWVTIPNYVGNFTRHILLKHL from the coding sequence ATGCAAAACGAGTCGATGAGTTGGCTTATTTCAAACAAAGAAGACCCCAACTCCATACGCATGATTAGCCAAGGCGTGACAGAGTATGGTCGCCAGTTTTCAACCGATGGAAACGCGGAACCATTAAATATCAGCCTTTTTCTGGACTCCATACTCATTGCAGGAGCAATAGCTAGAACCGAATATCAACGGCTATTTGTTTCTTATTTATGGGTAGATACTGATTGGAGAGGTACGGGATTAGGCAAACAAATTCTTGAAAGATTGGAAGAAGAAGCAAAACTCCGTGGATGTAAAGATGCGCTCATCGAAACCCTACTTGACCCAATCGCAAATTTTTATGAGAAACAAGGCTATCGACCATGGGTAACCATTCCAAACTATGTTGGTAACTTTACTCGACACATTTTGTTAAAGCATTTGTAA